The Channa argus isolate prfri chromosome 14, Channa argus male v1.0, whole genome shotgun sequence genome includes a window with the following:
- the camsap2b gene encoding calmodulin-regulated spectrin-associated protein 2 isoform X6, which translates to MGDAADDSGMRRTFIVPAIKSFDHYDFTRAKISCSLTWLVAKAFGSDAVPEELAEPFYRDQYNQEHLKPPVACLLQSAELYCRAGSLILRSDAVKPLLGHNAVIQALAQKGLYVTDQDRLVTERDLTRTPIHMSSHLALIDTLMMAYTVEMVSLERVMSCINRYSSVEASRSDGHNQELPYDTEDAITTWINKVNEHLRDILVEEQKLRDAALQESNTTTHKARYRREHVQLRNAPSLPLVENLLKDNTDGCALAALLHFYCPQAIKLEDICLKETLSLADSLYNLQLVQDFCRNNLNHCCHFSLEDMLYTHASIKSNYLVFMAELFWWFEVVKPSFVQPRVFNPNACEPISCRNMAPVSSPVKQSYADRADSEENIHSEGVMKRSTSMSYVDGYVGTWPKEKRSTSRGISFEIPLDGDPTLAPCEAPSLRSMTRSASSDGLGFKVHYASRGGMKRHLSLMPVSVNGQSKHILEEDEEFTSHKPLGRNNTFSVKNQSRYSNGVIPDSNHGSGNHHGDHGGHISPSTPPSIEEALKIIHDTERPHASLSMGDGDSGFFLHGTASSDPPGAQGEGDDLGLAKARLNDHDPNSVSTDEVDTGIHVRTEDIQSLDEDSSSLRDYSDIDPDCEAVTRSCPLPDWPERQRSREGRQKGVGDTRPEGERGDGGDRSSPCSSSAPTLPRSHTTSPVSSSGGSGGGMVRMTSFAEQKFRKLEGRSSGGTTPESSDLNVPYTLPTKNISSQISTPPLPITSPSPVTPSPRDHSHLIATEMIQLRMKLEEKRRAIEAQKKKVEAAFTHHRQRMGRTAFLNVVRRKGVTPPLSPSSVAGETLSPDPLTPSKEISQGRMERCKPDGAAPKSPCEDVGGLAPGETDLAEYTRSIERLNTSLSFLQTEMQRLAQQQEKIMAMREQQQQTWVIPPPVPSPNRQLRELRSSSVTCRGSGRGSVGSLSPILSSSSSARAPNHSTTGIKRRPASFHARTPRTPRPNDLKVTPFSRMLNTPTSVDSLPRLRRFTSSQSQLTSYAYLGHDEWPGYSKNQEAKDNEENTKDKEETMAKKSAGTLQHPTKEAAKESGKNEPPEERQEAEAQQSQTSEVLCQPVSEIQRNAGRQFKGEPQDRREVVEVPLSGLKPPSGHSQKITGEGETGEDDQKMCCGFFFKDDVKGEEDMAAKKAALLEKRLRREKEAQERKQQQELDQEQKKEAARLEAEEEHQKKDDEKARRDYIKNEYLRRKQLKLMEDMDEVIKPRSGSLKKKPRPKSIHRDVVESSTPPVRTTGVRPRGFSVSSVSLASLNLADNDREQPDNRKNNRSSKVAPAHVPFFLSFPKERKGRPDSAEGFSSCPSAGSRNGEKDWENDSTTSSTPSNNEYTGPKLYKEPSAKSNKHIIQNALAHCCLAGKVNEGQKNKILDEMEKSEANNFLVLFRDAGCQFRSVYTYLPETEEITKLAGIGPRSITTKMIEGLYKYNSDRKQFSQIPAKTMSASVDAITIASHLWQTKKQGTPKKLHPK; encoded by the exons AGTTCCCATCTGGCACTCATCGATACCCTGATGATGGCGTACACAGTGGAGATGGTGAGTTTGGAAAGAGTTATGTCCTGCATCAACAGATACTCCTCTGTTGAAGCTTCACGCAGTGACGGACATAATCAGGAACTGCCCTATGATACAGAGGATGCAATCACCACCTGGATCAACAag GTAAATGAACACCTGAGGGACATCCTTGTAGAAGAGCAGAAGCTGAGAGATGCTGCCTTGCAGGagtcaaacacaacaacacacaaa GCTCGCTACAGGAGGGAGCATGTCCAGCTGAGGAACGCGCCATCACTCCCTCTGGTGGAGAACCTGCTGAAAGACAACACAGATGGCTGTGCCCTTGCCGCCCTGCTGCACTTCTACTGCCCACAGGCCATCAAACTGGAAG ACATCTGCCTCAAAGAGACCTTGTCTCTGGCTGACAGTCTGTACAACCTCCAGCTAGTGCAGGACTTCTGCAGGAACAACCTCAACCACTGCTGCCACTTCAGCCTGGAGGACATGCTTTATACACATGCATCCATAAAG AGTAACTACCTGGTGTTTATGGCTGAGCTTTTCTGGTGGTTTGAAGTGGTTAAACCCTCGTTTGTGCAACCTCGAGTTTTCAACCCAAACG cctgTGAGCCCATATCCTGTAGAAATATGGCTCCTGTGTCCAGTCCTGTCAAACAGAGCTATGCAGACAGAGCTGACAGCGAGGAAAATATCCATTCTGAAG GTGTAATGAAGAGATCTACCTCCATGTCGTATGTGGATGGCTACGTTGGGACATGGCCCAAAGAAAAACG CTCCACCTCTCGGGGAATCTCCTTTGAAATTCCTCTGGATGGAGACCCAACTTTAGCACCCTGTGAAGCTCCCTCACTGCGTAGTATGACCCGCTCTGCTAGCAGTGACGGTCTTGGGTTCAAAGTTCACTACGCATCTCGAGGGGGCATGAAGCGGCACCTCTCCCTGATGCCTGTCAGTGTAAATGGCCAGAGCAAACACATActagaggaggatgaagagttcACTTCCCACAAACCACTGGGGCGAAACAACACATTCTCAGTCAAGAACCAAAGCAG GTACTCCAATGGTGTCATCCCAGACAGCAACCACGGCTCCGGCAATCACCACGGTGACCACGGTGGCCATATCAGCCCATCAACCCCTCCGAGTATTGAAGAAGCTCTGAAGATTATCCACGACACTGAAAGACCTCACGCTAGCTTGAGCATGGGTGACGGTGACAGTGGATTCTTTCTCCATGGTACAGCGTCTTCAGATCCTCCAGGGGCCCAAGGTGAAGGAGACGACCTGGGTTTAGCTAAGGCTCGACTGAACGACCATGACCCCAACTCTGTGTCCACTGATGAAGTTGACACAGGTATCCATGTGAGGACTGAGGACATCCAGAGCTTGGACGAAGACTCCTCCTCTCTGAGAGACTATTCAGATATAGATCCAGACTGTGAGGCCGTGACCAGGTCGTGCCctctgcctgattggccagagaggcagagaagcaGGGAAGGAAGACAAAAAGGGGTTGGTGACACTAGACCCGAGGGTGAGAGAGGTGATGGAGGTGACAGGAGCAGTCCCTGTTCCAGTTCAGCACCCACGCTCCCCAGATCTCACACCACCAGCCCTGTCTCATCTTCTGGTGGCTCCGGAGGAGGTATGGTGCGGATGACAAGCTTTGCAGAGCAGAAGTTCAGGAAGTTAGAGGGGAGAAGTAGTGGAGGAACAACCCCAGAGAGTTCAGATCTAAATGTACCATATACTCTcccaacaaaaaacatttcttctcag aTCTCTACACCACCTTTGCCAATAACATCTCCCAGTCCAGTAACACCTTCACCAAGAGATCACTCCCACCTCATAGCTACAGAGATGATTCAACTGAGGATGAAGCTGGAAGAAAAACGCAGAGCCATTGAAGCCCAAAAGAAGAAG GTGGAAGCAGCTTTTACCCACCATCGTCAGAGAATGGGCAGAACAGCCTTTCTGAATGTAGTGAGAAGAAAAGGAGTCACGCCCCCCCTCAGCCCCAGCTCAGTGGCAGGAGAAACCCTTTCCCCAGACCCACTGACACCCTCTAAGGAAATTAGCCAGGGCCGCATGGAACGGTGCAAGCCAGATGGAGCAGCCCCCAAATCCCCCTGTGAGGATGTTGGAG GTTTGGCTCCTGGAGAAACCGACCTTGCGGAATACACTCGCTCCATTGAAAGGTTAAACACTTCGCTGAGCTTCCTGCAGACAGAGATGCAGCGTTTGGCCCAGCAGCAGGAGAAGATCATGGCCATGAGAGAGCAACAGCAACAGACCTGGGTCATTCCTCCTCCCGTTCCATCTCCAAACAGGCAGCTCCGTGAGCTGCGTAGCAGCAGTGTAACATGCCGGGGATCAGGCCGAGGCTCAGTGGGCTCCTTGTCTCCCATTTTGTCCTCTTCTAGCTCTGCACGTGCTCCAAATCATTCTACCACTGGTATTAAACGGCGACCAGCCTCTTTCCATGCCAGAACACCTCGCACTCCTCGACCAAATGATCTGAAGGTTACTCCCTTCAGCCGAATGCTCAACACCCCCACATCAGTGGACAGCCTGCCAAGATTGAGGCGCTTCACTTCCAGTCAATCCCAGCTCACTTCTTATGCCTACTTAGGCCACGATGAGTGGCCCGGGTATAGCAAGAACCAAGAGGCTAAGGACAACGAAGAAAACACTAAAGACAAGGAAGAGACAATGGCAAAGAAGAGTGCTGGTACTCTTCAGCATCCTACTAAAGAAGCAGCCAAAGAGAGTGGTAAAAATGAGCCACCGGAGGAGAGGCAAGAGGCAGAAGCCCAGCAGTCGCAGACATCAGAAGTGTTGTGTCAACCAGTGTCTGAGATCCAAAGGAATGCGGGCAGACAGTTCAAAGGAGAACCCCAGGACCGGAGAGAGGTGGTGGAGGTGCCTCTGTCTGGGCTGAAGCCTCCAAGTGGTCATAGTCAGAAGATAACAGGAGAGGGAGAAACTGGAGAAGATGACCAAAAGATGTGCTGTGGGTTTTTCTTTAAG GATGATGTGAAAGGGGAAGAGGACATGGCAGCAAAGAAGGCAGCGCTGCTGGAGAAGAGgctgaggagagagaaagaggccCAGGAAAGGAAACAACAGCAGGAGCTGGACCAGGAGCAGAAGAAAGAAGCTGCACG GctggaggcagaggaggagcatCAGAAGAAGGATGACGAAAAAGCGAGGAGggattatattaaaaatgaatatttgagGAGAAAGCAGCTCAAACTGATGGAAGACATGGATGAGGTAATTAAACCTAGATCTGGAAGTCTAAAGAAGAAGCCACGTCCCAAGTCCATCCACAGGGACGTCGTGGAGTCGTCTACTCCACCTGTGAGAACAACAG GGGTGCGTCCTCGAGGCTTTTCGGTGTCTAGTGTTTCTCTGGCATCACTCAACCTGGCTGACAATGACAGAGAGCAGCCAGATAACAGGAAGAACAACAG AAGCAGTAAAGTAGCTCCTGCCCATGTTCCATTTTTTCTAAGCTTTcccaaagaaagaaagggaag ACCAGACTCTGCAGAAGGATTTTCCTCTTGTCCTTCGGCTGGTAGTCGTAATGGAGAAAAGGATTGGGAAAATGATTCTACGACCTCCTCCACTCCCTCTAACAATGAGTACACAG GACCCAAACTATACAAAGAGCCCAGTGCCAAATCCAACAAGCACATCATTCAGAATGCCCTGGCTCACTGCTGTCTGGCTGGCAAGGTCAACGAAGGACAGAAGAACAAAATACTTGAT GAAATGGAGAAATCTGAAGCCAATAACTTTCTGGTGTTGTTCCGTGATGCTGGGTGCCAGTTCAGGTCTGTGTACACCTACCTCCCTGAGACGGAGGAGATCACCAAGCTGGCCGGCATCGGGCCAAGAAGCATCACAACCAAGATGATTGAGGGCCTGTACAAATACAACTCAGACAGAAAGCAGTTTAGCCAGATTCCAGCCAAAACCATGTCTGCCAGTGTGGATGCCATCACCATTGCCAGCCATTTGTGGCAGACAAAGAAGCAGGGGACGCCTAAAAAATTGCATCCTAAGTAG
- the camsap2b gene encoding calmodulin-regulated spectrin-associated protein 2 isoform X8, translated as MGDAADDSGMRRTFIVPAIKSFDHYDFTRAKISCSLTWLVAKAFGSDAVPEELAEPFYRDQYNQEHLKPPVACLLQSAELYCRAGSLILRSDAVKPLLGHNAVIQALAQKGLYVTDQDRLVTERDLTRTPIHMSSHLALIDTLMMAYTVEMVSLERVMSCINRYSSVEASRSDGHNQELPYDTEDAITTWINKVNEHLRDILVEEQKLRDAALQESNTTTHKARYRREHVQLRNAPSLPLVENLLKDNTDGCALAALLHFYCPQAIKLEDICLKETLSLADSLYNLQLVQDFCRNNLNHCCHFSLEDMLYTHASIKSNYLVFMAELFWWFEVVKPSFVQPRVFNPNACEPISCRNMAPVSSPVKQSYADRADSEENIHSEGVMKRSTSMSYVDGYVGTWPKEKRSTSRGISFEIPLDGDPTLAPCEAPSLRSMTRSASSDGLGFKVHYASRGGMKRHLSLMPVSVNGQSKHILEEDEEFTSHKPLGRNNTFSVKNQSRYSNGVIPDSNHGSGNHHGDHGGHISPSTPPSIEEALKIIHDTERPHASLSMGDGDSGFFLHGTASSDPPGAQGEGDDLGLAKARLNDHDPNSVSTDEVDTGIHVRTEDIQSLDEDSSSLRDYSDIDPDCEAVTRSCPLPDWPERQRSREGRQKGVGDTRPEGERGDGGDRSSPCSSSAPTLPRSHTTSPVSSSGGSGGGMVRMTSFAEQKFRKLEGRSSGGTTPESSDLNVPYTLPTKNISSQISTPPLPITSPSPVTPSPRDHSHLIATEMIQLRMKLEEKRRAIEAQKKKVEAAFTHHRQRMGRTAFLNVVRRKGVTPPLSPSSVAGETLSPDPLTPSKEISQGRMERCKPDGAAPKSPCEDVGGLAPGETDLAEYTRSIERLNTSLSFLQTEMQRLAQQQEKIMAMREQQQQTWVIPPPVPSPNRQLRELRSSSVTCRGSGRGSVGSLSPILSSSSSARAPNHSTTGIKRRPASFHARTPRTPRPNDLKVTPFSRMLNTPTSVDSLPRLRRFTSSQSQLTSYAYLGHDEWPGYSKNQEAKDNEENTKDKEETMAKKSAGTLQHPTKEAAKESGKNEPPEERQEAEAQQSQTSEVLCQPVSEIQRNAGRQFKGEPQDRREVVEVPLSGLKPPSGHSQKITGEGETGEDDQKMCCGFFFKDDVKGEEDMAAKKAALLEKRLRREKEAQERKQQQELDQEQKKEAARLEAEEEHQKKDDEKARRDYIKNEYLRRKQLKLMEDMDEVIKPRSGSLKKKPRPKSIHRDVVESSTPPVRTTGVRPRGFSVSSVSLASLNLADNDREQPDNRKNNRPDSAEGFSSCPSAGSRNGEKDWENDSTTSSTPSNNEYTGPKLYKEPSAKSNKHIIQNALAHCCLAGKVNEGQKNKILDEMEKSEANNFLVLFRDAGCQFRSVYTYLPETEEITKLAGIGPRSITTKMIEGLYKYNSDRKQFSQIPAKTMSASVDAITIASHLWQTKKQGTPKKLHPK; from the exons AGTTCCCATCTGGCACTCATCGATACCCTGATGATGGCGTACACAGTGGAGATGGTGAGTTTGGAAAGAGTTATGTCCTGCATCAACAGATACTCCTCTGTTGAAGCTTCACGCAGTGACGGACATAATCAGGAACTGCCCTATGATACAGAGGATGCAATCACCACCTGGATCAACAag GTAAATGAACACCTGAGGGACATCCTTGTAGAAGAGCAGAAGCTGAGAGATGCTGCCTTGCAGGagtcaaacacaacaacacacaaa GCTCGCTACAGGAGGGAGCATGTCCAGCTGAGGAACGCGCCATCACTCCCTCTGGTGGAGAACCTGCTGAAAGACAACACAGATGGCTGTGCCCTTGCCGCCCTGCTGCACTTCTACTGCCCACAGGCCATCAAACTGGAAG ACATCTGCCTCAAAGAGACCTTGTCTCTGGCTGACAGTCTGTACAACCTCCAGCTAGTGCAGGACTTCTGCAGGAACAACCTCAACCACTGCTGCCACTTCAGCCTGGAGGACATGCTTTATACACATGCATCCATAAAG AGTAACTACCTGGTGTTTATGGCTGAGCTTTTCTGGTGGTTTGAAGTGGTTAAACCCTCGTTTGTGCAACCTCGAGTTTTCAACCCAAACG cctgTGAGCCCATATCCTGTAGAAATATGGCTCCTGTGTCCAGTCCTGTCAAACAGAGCTATGCAGACAGAGCTGACAGCGAGGAAAATATCCATTCTGAAG GTGTAATGAAGAGATCTACCTCCATGTCGTATGTGGATGGCTACGTTGGGACATGGCCCAAAGAAAAACG CTCCACCTCTCGGGGAATCTCCTTTGAAATTCCTCTGGATGGAGACCCAACTTTAGCACCCTGTGAAGCTCCCTCACTGCGTAGTATGACCCGCTCTGCTAGCAGTGACGGTCTTGGGTTCAAAGTTCACTACGCATCTCGAGGGGGCATGAAGCGGCACCTCTCCCTGATGCCTGTCAGTGTAAATGGCCAGAGCAAACACATActagaggaggatgaagagttcACTTCCCACAAACCACTGGGGCGAAACAACACATTCTCAGTCAAGAACCAAAGCAG GTACTCCAATGGTGTCATCCCAGACAGCAACCACGGCTCCGGCAATCACCACGGTGACCACGGTGGCCATATCAGCCCATCAACCCCTCCGAGTATTGAAGAAGCTCTGAAGATTATCCACGACACTGAAAGACCTCACGCTAGCTTGAGCATGGGTGACGGTGACAGTGGATTCTTTCTCCATGGTACAGCGTCTTCAGATCCTCCAGGGGCCCAAGGTGAAGGAGACGACCTGGGTTTAGCTAAGGCTCGACTGAACGACCATGACCCCAACTCTGTGTCCACTGATGAAGTTGACACAGGTATCCATGTGAGGACTGAGGACATCCAGAGCTTGGACGAAGACTCCTCCTCTCTGAGAGACTATTCAGATATAGATCCAGACTGTGAGGCCGTGACCAGGTCGTGCCctctgcctgattggccagagaggcagagaagcaGGGAAGGAAGACAAAAAGGGGTTGGTGACACTAGACCCGAGGGTGAGAGAGGTGATGGAGGTGACAGGAGCAGTCCCTGTTCCAGTTCAGCACCCACGCTCCCCAGATCTCACACCACCAGCCCTGTCTCATCTTCTGGTGGCTCCGGAGGAGGTATGGTGCGGATGACAAGCTTTGCAGAGCAGAAGTTCAGGAAGTTAGAGGGGAGAAGTAGTGGAGGAACAACCCCAGAGAGTTCAGATCTAAATGTACCATATACTCTcccaacaaaaaacatttcttctcag aTCTCTACACCACCTTTGCCAATAACATCTCCCAGTCCAGTAACACCTTCACCAAGAGATCACTCCCACCTCATAGCTACAGAGATGATTCAACTGAGGATGAAGCTGGAAGAAAAACGCAGAGCCATTGAAGCCCAAAAGAAGAAG GTGGAAGCAGCTTTTACCCACCATCGTCAGAGAATGGGCAGAACAGCCTTTCTGAATGTAGTGAGAAGAAAAGGAGTCACGCCCCCCCTCAGCCCCAGCTCAGTGGCAGGAGAAACCCTTTCCCCAGACCCACTGACACCCTCTAAGGAAATTAGCCAGGGCCGCATGGAACGGTGCAAGCCAGATGGAGCAGCCCCCAAATCCCCCTGTGAGGATGTTGGAG GTTTGGCTCCTGGAGAAACCGACCTTGCGGAATACACTCGCTCCATTGAAAGGTTAAACACTTCGCTGAGCTTCCTGCAGACAGAGATGCAGCGTTTGGCCCAGCAGCAGGAGAAGATCATGGCCATGAGAGAGCAACAGCAACAGACCTGGGTCATTCCTCCTCCCGTTCCATCTCCAAACAGGCAGCTCCGTGAGCTGCGTAGCAGCAGTGTAACATGCCGGGGATCAGGCCGAGGCTCAGTGGGCTCCTTGTCTCCCATTTTGTCCTCTTCTAGCTCTGCACGTGCTCCAAATCATTCTACCACTGGTATTAAACGGCGACCAGCCTCTTTCCATGCCAGAACACCTCGCACTCCTCGACCAAATGATCTGAAGGTTACTCCCTTCAGCCGAATGCTCAACACCCCCACATCAGTGGACAGCCTGCCAAGATTGAGGCGCTTCACTTCCAGTCAATCCCAGCTCACTTCTTATGCCTACTTAGGCCACGATGAGTGGCCCGGGTATAGCAAGAACCAAGAGGCTAAGGACAACGAAGAAAACACTAAAGACAAGGAAGAGACAATGGCAAAGAAGAGTGCTGGTACTCTTCAGCATCCTACTAAAGAAGCAGCCAAAGAGAGTGGTAAAAATGAGCCACCGGAGGAGAGGCAAGAGGCAGAAGCCCAGCAGTCGCAGACATCAGAAGTGTTGTGTCAACCAGTGTCTGAGATCCAAAGGAATGCGGGCAGACAGTTCAAAGGAGAACCCCAGGACCGGAGAGAGGTGGTGGAGGTGCCTCTGTCTGGGCTGAAGCCTCCAAGTGGTCATAGTCAGAAGATAACAGGAGAGGGAGAAACTGGAGAAGATGACCAAAAGATGTGCTGTGGGTTTTTCTTTAAG GATGATGTGAAAGGGGAAGAGGACATGGCAGCAAAGAAGGCAGCGCTGCTGGAGAAGAGgctgaggagagagaaagaggccCAGGAAAGGAAACAACAGCAGGAGCTGGACCAGGAGCAGAAGAAAGAAGCTGCACG GctggaggcagaggaggagcatCAGAAGAAGGATGACGAAAAAGCGAGGAGggattatattaaaaatgaatatttgagGAGAAAGCAGCTCAAACTGATGGAAGACATGGATGAGGTAATTAAACCTAGATCTGGAAGTCTAAAGAAGAAGCCACGTCCCAAGTCCATCCACAGGGACGTCGTGGAGTCGTCTACTCCACCTGTGAGAACAACAG GGGTGCGTCCTCGAGGCTTTTCGGTGTCTAGTGTTTCTCTGGCATCACTCAACCTGGCTGACAATGACAGAGAGCAGCCAGATAACAGGAAGAACAACAG ACCAGACTCTGCAGAAGGATTTTCCTCTTGTCCTTCGGCTGGTAGTCGTAATGGAGAAAAGGATTGGGAAAATGATTCTACGACCTCCTCCACTCCCTCTAACAATGAGTACACAG GACCCAAACTATACAAAGAGCCCAGTGCCAAATCCAACAAGCACATCATTCAGAATGCCCTGGCTCACTGCTGTCTGGCTGGCAAGGTCAACGAAGGACAGAAGAACAAAATACTTGAT GAAATGGAGAAATCTGAAGCCAATAACTTTCTGGTGTTGTTCCGTGATGCTGGGTGCCAGTTCAGGTCTGTGTACACCTACCTCCCTGAGACGGAGGAGATCACCAAGCTGGCCGGCATCGGGCCAAGAAGCATCACAACCAAGATGATTGAGGGCCTGTACAAATACAACTCAGACAGAAAGCAGTTTAGCCAGATTCCAGCCAAAACCATGTCTGCCAGTGTGGATGCCATCACCATTGCCAGCCATTTGTGGCAGACAAAGAAGCAGGGGACGCCTAAAAAATTGCATCCTAAGTAG